Proteins co-encoded in one Microcella sp. genomic window:
- a CDS encoding dihydrofolate reductase family protein: MRHLIYYIATSIDGMIAEADGSTDRFTSDPSALSALAELYPQSFPTPFHQQLGIAEAASSSAWSTVVMGRETFEPARRAGLRSPYAHLDQYVVSTTLSRDIEPEVTLVDSDPVEFIRRLKSTASGDIWLCGGGRLAASLHDEIDRLIVKVNPFIAGQGRPLFSAPLPSSNWSLMSRRDMPAGIVVLEYERALAA, encoded by the coding sequence ATGCGCCACTTGATCTACTACATCGCGACGAGCATCGACGGCATGATCGCTGAAGCCGACGGGTCGACCGACCGCTTCACGAGCGATCCGAGCGCGCTGAGCGCGCTCGCCGAGCTCTATCCGCAGTCGTTTCCGACACCGTTCCATCAGCAGCTCGGCATTGCTGAAGCCGCGTCATCGTCGGCATGGAGCACCGTCGTCATGGGTCGAGAGACTTTCGAGCCCGCGCGGCGGGCCGGGCTGCGCTCGCCCTACGCGCATCTCGACCAGTACGTGGTGTCGACGACGCTGAGCCGCGACATCGAACCTGAGGTGACGCTCGTCGACAGTGACCCCGTCGAGTTCATCCGAAGACTCAAGTCGACGGCATCGGGAGACATCTGGTTGTGCGGCGGCGGACGACTCGCCGCCAGCCTGCACGACGAGATCGATCGTCTGATCGTGAAGGTGAATCCCTTCATCGCTGGTCAGGGCCGACCACTGTTCAGTGCGCCCCTGCCGAGCTCGAACTGGAGCCTGATGAGTCGCCGCGACATGCCCGCGGGCATTGTCGTGCTCGAGTACGAACGGGCCCTGGCGGCGTGA
- a CDS encoding GNAT family N-acetyltransferase, which translates to MSEMTTTVRPIEARDAARWRELFTAYGVFYETAFSDEILDGVWAWLMDAEHPLVCLVAEAEGELVGFAHLREQPDTFTAGPGWFLDDLYTVPEVRGSGAGTALLEAVAAHARAHGGGTVRWITAADNERAQRVYDRLATRATWVTYEWEV; encoded by the coding sequence ATGAGCGAGATGACGACGACCGTGCGGCCGATCGAGGCGCGCGATGCGGCTCGATGGCGCGAACTGTTCACGGCCTACGGTGTGTTCTATGAGACCGCGTTCAGCGACGAGATTCTCGACGGCGTGTGGGCCTGGCTGATGGATGCTGAGCACCCGCTCGTCTGCCTCGTCGCCGAGGCCGAGGGCGAGCTCGTAGGCTTTGCGCACCTGCGCGAGCAGCCCGACACTTTCACGGCCGGCCCTGGCTGGTTTCTCGACGACCTCTACACCGTGCCCGAGGTGCGCGGCTCGGGTGCGGGCACCGCGCTGCTCGAGGCCGTCGCTGCGCACGCCCGCGCCCACGGCGGCGGAACGGTGCGCTGGATCACGGCCGCCGACAACGAGCGCGCGCAGCGCGTCTATGACCGGTTGGCGACCCGCGCGACCTGGGTCACCTATGAGTGGGAGGTCTGA
- a CDS encoding GNAT family N-acetyltransferase, with the protein MPHAHNDLPLDETSRVALEAEELRYAVVDTDDADEHDRWLQADHRGFHFDALTVEQLAEYRTALAGTRSIGVWDTATAEPDHPIATVGSWRSTVSLGDGRALDGWAISAVSVAATHRRRGIARALLEGELRAAHAAGLPLAMLTVSEATIYGRWGFGPAAYTADYRIDTRGLQMTAVMPSGRVHRVSAPELRGLAPVLATRAHERIAGEVPGKELLWDRMFAVSARTASHAPKLRAARYDDEHGEPQGFVLYSVAEDEADFAAHTLTVEYLCAATDDAYVALWHYVLDQDLVATVLAHLRPVDEPLPWLVSNPRAVQTIARREHLWLRVLDVPAALTARRYAAADAVLLRVTDPLGFAEGAWMLATDSDGVATVTAHDGGSGGAAVIDLGAEALGALMLGGTPVDALRVAGRLVEGSPGSAARLDAMLRVSRAPWLSTWF; encoded by the coding sequence ATGCCCCACGCGCACAATGACCTTCCGCTCGACGAGACCTCGCGCGTAGCGCTCGAAGCCGAGGAGCTGCGGTACGCCGTCGTCGATACCGACGATGCCGATGAGCACGACCGATGGCTGCAGGCCGATCACCGCGGGTTCCACTTCGACGCCTTGACGGTGGAGCAGCTCGCCGAGTACCGCACCGCGCTCGCTGGCACGCGTTCGATCGGGGTGTGGGATACGGCGACGGCAGAGCCTGATCATCCGATCGCGACGGTCGGTTCGTGGCGGTCGACCGTCAGCCTGGGTGACGGCCGCGCGCTCGACGGCTGGGCCATCAGTGCGGTGTCTGTCGCGGCCACCCACCGCCGTCGCGGCATCGCGCGCGCTCTGCTGGAGGGCGAGCTTCGCGCGGCGCACGCGGCGGGCCTTCCGCTCGCGATGCTCACGGTGTCTGAGGCGACGATCTACGGCCGATGGGGTTTCGGCCCCGCCGCCTACACGGCCGACTACCGCATCGATACGCGCGGGCTGCAGATGACGGCTGTGATGCCGAGCGGCCGCGTTCACCGCGTCAGCGCACCCGAGCTACGGGGGCTCGCGCCCGTGCTGGCAACTCGGGCGCACGAGCGCATCGCCGGCGAAGTTCCGGGCAAAGAACTGCTGTGGGACCGCATGTTCGCAGTGTCGGCCCGTACGGCTTCTCATGCCCCGAAGCTGCGAGCCGCGCGCTACGACGACGAGCACGGCGAGCCGCAGGGCTTCGTGCTCTACTCGGTCGCTGAGGACGAGGCCGACTTCGCCGCTCACACGCTCACCGTCGAGTACCTGTGCGCAGCGACCGACGACGCCTACGTGGCCCTCTGGCACTACGTGCTCGATCAAGATCTGGTGGCAACAGTGCTCGCCCATCTCCGGCCCGTTGACGAGCCGCTGCCCTGGCTCGTCTCCAACCCGCGCGCCGTGCAGACGATCGCGAGACGCGAGCACCTGTGGCTGCGCGTGCTCGATGTGCCCGCGGCACTGACTGCTCGACGCTATGCCGCGGCCGATGCGGTGCTGCTGCGCGTCACCGATCCGCTCGGCTTCGCCGAGGGCGCGTGGATGCTCGCCACCGATTCCGACGGCGTTGCGACGGTCACGGCGCACGACGGCGGCTCCGGCGGCGCGGCGGTCATCGACCTCGGCGCCGAGGCGCTCGGTGCGCTCATGCTCGGCGGCACCCCGGTCGACGCGCTGCGTGTTGCCGGCCGCCTGGTTGAGGGCTCGCCCGGCTCGGCGGCTCGCCTCGACGCGATGCTGCGCGTCTCGCGCGCGCCGTGGCTCAGCACCTGGTTCTGA
- a CDS encoding M3 family metallopeptidase, whose amino-acid sequence MSNPFLVPSTLPYQLPPFAEITDDHYAPAIEQGMAEQLAEIQNITRRRDMPSFENTMVPLESSGQLLMRVLRVFYNKASADSNDATNALEEELAPKLAAHEDAIKLDSALYWRIAQLHGRLDELALTPEQRYLVERHYTEMTLAGAGLDDEQKTRLSELNARLSTLTTKFEKNLLADTNELAVVIDDAADLDGLSPGEISAAAQAAADRGLEGKCLITLVLPTGHPWLESLTNREVRDRIMAASRARGSRGGEHDNREVLLEIVQLRAERAALLGFDNHAAFVTADQTAKTPARVAEMLDRLAPAAARNAAAEQQKLAALAGHSIEAQDWAFYNEKVRKADYDVDTSELRPYFEAERVLQQGVFAAATKVYGITFTERTDLVGYHPEVRVFEVRNEDGSDLGLYLLDLYTRDSKRGGAWMNELIGQNTLLEHPTIVVNNLNVPKPAAGEPTLLTFDEVNTFFHEFGHALHGLFAHVTYPRFTGTNVYRDFVEFPSQVNEMWMLWPEIVNDYAVHHVTGEPIPAETLDRVRAAQLWGEGFATSEYLAAALLDQAWHTLSAAEAAAVTDVAAFEAAALTRVGLDNPAVPTRYSSTYFAHTFSGGYDAGYYSYIWSEVLDADTVQWFEENGGLTRANGDRFRHYVLGLGGAGDPLDAYREFRGRDAVIEPLLARRGLVA is encoded by the coding sequence ATGTCGAACCCGTTCCTCGTGCCCAGCACCCTGCCCTACCAACTGCCGCCGTTCGCCGAGATCACCGATGACCACTACGCGCCCGCCATCGAGCAGGGCATGGCCGAGCAACTCGCCGAGATTCAGAACATCACCCGTCGCCGCGACATGCCGAGCTTCGAGAACACCATGGTGCCGCTCGAGTCGAGCGGGCAGCTGCTCATGCGTGTGCTGCGGGTCTTCTACAACAAGGCGTCAGCAGACTCGAACGACGCGACGAACGCCCTCGAAGAAGAGCTCGCGCCGAAGCTCGCCGCCCACGAAGACGCCATCAAGCTCGACTCGGCGCTCTACTGGCGCATCGCGCAGCTGCACGGGCGGCTCGACGAGCTGGCGCTGACTCCCGAGCAGCGTTACCTCGTCGAACGGCACTACACCGAGATGACCCTCGCGGGCGCGGGCCTCGACGACGAGCAGAAGACGCGTTTGAGCGAGCTCAACGCTCGCCTCTCGACACTCACGACCAAGTTCGAGAAGAACCTGCTCGCCGACACCAACGAGCTCGCTGTCGTGATCGACGACGCGGCCGACCTCGACGGCCTTTCCCCCGGCGAGATCAGCGCCGCCGCCCAGGCCGCCGCCGACCGCGGCCTCGAGGGCAAGTGTCTGATCACGCTCGTGCTGCCGACCGGCCACCCCTGGCTCGAGAGCCTCACGAACCGCGAGGTGCGCGACCGCATCATGGCGGCGTCGCGCGCCCGCGGCAGCCGCGGCGGTGAGCACGACAACCGCGAGGTGCTGCTCGAGATCGTGCAGCTACGGGCAGAGCGCGCCGCCCTGCTCGGCTTCGACAACCACGCCGCGTTCGTCACGGCCGATCAGACGGCGAAGACCCCCGCGCGCGTCGCCGAGATGCTCGATCGCCTCGCCCCGGCGGCAGCACGCAACGCCGCTGCCGAGCAGCAGAAGCTCGCGGCTCTCGCCGGCCACTCGATCGAAGCGCAAGACTGGGCGTTCTACAACGAGAAGGTGCGCAAGGCCGACTACGACGTCGACACGAGCGAGCTACGCCCCTATTTCGAGGCCGAGCGCGTGCTGCAGCAGGGCGTCTTCGCCGCCGCGACGAAGGTCTACGGCATCACCTTCACCGAGCGCACCGACCTCGTCGGGTACCACCCGGAGGTGCGGGTGTTCGAGGTGCGCAACGAGGATGGATCCGACCTCGGGCTCTACCTGCTCGACCTGTACACCCGCGACAGCAAGCGTGGCGGCGCGTGGATGAACGAGCTCATCGGGCAGAACACGCTGCTCGAGCATCCGACGATCGTCGTCAATAATCTCAACGTGCCCAAGCCCGCCGCGGGCGAGCCGACCCTGCTGACCTTCGACGAGGTCAACACGTTCTTCCACGAGTTCGGGCACGCGCTGCACGGGCTCTTCGCCCACGTCACCTACCCGCGGTTCACGGGCACGAACGTGTACCGCGACTTCGTCGAGTTCCCCAGCCAGGTCAACGAGATGTGGATGCTCTGGCCCGAGATCGTCAACGACTACGCGGTGCACCACGTCACGGGCGAGCCGATCCCGGCCGAGACCCTCGACCGCGTGCGCGCCGCGCAGCTGTGGGGCGAGGGATTCGCGACGAGCGAGTACCTCGCTGCGGCGCTGCTCGACCAGGCCTGGCATACGCTCAGCGCCGCCGAGGCCGCTGCCGTCACGGATGTCGCCGCGTTCGAAGCCGCTGCCCTGACACGCGTGGGTCTCGACAACCCCGCGGTGCCGACGCGCTACAGCTCGACGTACTTCGCCCACACCTTCTCCGGCGGCTACGACGCCGGCTACTACAGCTACATCTGGAGCGAGGTGCTCGACGCCGACACCGTGCAGTGGTTCGAGGAGAACGGGGGGCTCACGCGGGCCAACGGCGACCGGTTCCGGCACTATGTGCTCGGGCTCGGAGGCGCGGGCGACCCGCTCGACGCCTACCGAGAGTTCCGCGGGCGCGACGCCGTCATCGAGCCGCTGCTCGCGCGCCGCGGGCTCGTCGCGTAG
- a CDS encoding TetR/AcrR family transcriptional regulator, giving the protein MVANPYRRAQLSDAALLLLARSGLRGVTHRAVDTEAGVPAGTTSNYFADRAALLSALAERVYERLQPDPDVLHRLESLPRNRDTFADYMRDIVRRATDEPTLILALWELRIESTRNAEVAELVTATVQRAFQFDVDYHRASGLPGGEVEVSLLHWAIDGLLMDLLGPPMGSSMTPDRAVELLVDRLVPDDSARVAP; this is encoded by the coding sequence ATGGTCGCTAACCCCTACCGACGCGCGCAGCTCAGCGATGCCGCGCTGCTGCTGCTCGCCCGCTCTGGCCTGCGTGGCGTCACCCACCGCGCCGTCGACACTGAAGCCGGGGTGCCCGCCGGCACCACATCGAATTACTTTGCCGACCGAGCCGCGTTGCTCAGTGCGCTCGCCGAGCGGGTGTACGAACGCCTTCAACCCGACCCCGACGTGCTGCACCGACTCGAGTCGCTGCCGCGCAACCGAGACACCTTCGCCGACTACATGCGCGATATCGTTCGCCGCGCAACAGACGAGCCGACCTTGATCTTGGCGCTCTGGGAGCTCCGCATCGAATCAACTCGCAATGCCGAGGTTGCCGAACTGGTGACCGCCACCGTGCAACGAGCATTTCAGTTCGATGTGGACTACCACCGGGCCTCGGGCCTGCCAGGCGGCGAGGTCGAGGTCTCACTGCTCCACTGGGCCATCGACGGACTGCTCATGGACCTGCTCGGCCCACCCATGGGGTCATCGATGACGCCTGATCGAGCAGTCGAGCTGCTAGTCGATCGCCTGGTGCCAGACGATAGTGCTCGGGTGGCACCGTAG
- a CDS encoding ArsR/SmtB family transcription factor yields MGHASTDTEGRIADLDGLKALAHPLRVQIIEALSTYGEQTASRLAERLGESSGATSYHLRQLEKHGYVREVTDRGTGRERWWERVPGPIQLGNAELDETEAGRAASRVIMREWLHHRELGLRDVIERGHEVLSPAWRDALALQSASVHVTAEQLDDLNHRVSDLIVDFAREHRGQRVPGSRPVHLQYYAFPVLDGEEIAAETSASAETTDLVTDSSSESKG; encoded by the coding sequence ATGGGACACGCCAGCACCGACACCGAGGGCCGCATCGCCGACCTCGACGGCCTCAAAGCGCTTGCGCATCCGTTGCGTGTGCAGATCATCGAGGCCCTGTCGACCTACGGTGAGCAGACGGCGAGCCGGCTCGCAGAACGCCTCGGCGAGTCGAGCGGAGCCACGAGCTACCACCTGCGTCAGCTCGAGAAGCACGGCTACGTGCGCGAGGTCACTGATCGCGGAACCGGTCGCGAGCGGTGGTGGGAGCGCGTGCCCGGCCCCATCCAGCTCGGCAACGCCGAACTCGACGAGACCGAGGCCGGCCGAGCCGCGTCGCGCGTCATCATGCGCGAGTGGCTGCACCACCGAGAACTCGGTCTGCGCGACGTCATCGAACGCGGACACGAAGTCTTGAGTCCCGCCTGGCGCGACGCGCTCGCACTGCAGTCAGCAAGCGTGCACGTCACCGCCGAGCAGCTCGACGACCTCAACCACCGTGTCAGCGATCTCATCGTCGACTTCGCCCGCGAGCACCGCGGCCAGCGCGTCCCGGGCTCGCGACCGGTGCACCTGCAGTACTACGCCTTTCCCGTTCTCGACGGCGAAGAGATCGCCGCCGAGACCTCGGCTTCGGCCGAGACCACCGACCTCGTCACCGACTCCTCCTCTGAATCGAAGGGATGA
- a CDS encoding benzoate/H(+) symporter BenE family transporter, whose translation MLQPIIAGVIGALTGFASSFALVIAGLLAVGASPEEAASGLLALCIGQALLAALLSWRFRLPLSFAWSTPGAALLVAAEGTTGSYSAAIGAFIVCGLLILVSGLWAPLGRAMTRIPMPLAGAMLAGILFPICIAPVTAVLQEPLLAAPVIIVWLLLIRWLPRWAVPAAMLVAIIGVVISAGSEWMTGATLAPGFTVTLPTFDPLVIVSLGVPLYIVTMAGQNVPGFAVLTTLGFRGVPARTVLAATGAATALTAPFGGYALNLAALTAALMAGPDSHPDPARRWIAPIAGGVTYVLLGLGAGVATALVSAAPPILIIAVAGLALLGAFTTGLVSAFEVPETRLTAAVTLIVVASGVVVLGIGSAFWGLLVGALVMLVTRPRQPRSMVEGAPAKEPE comes from the coding sequence GTGCTGCAGCCGATCATCGCCGGGGTCATCGGCGCGCTCACGGGCTTCGCGAGCTCGTTCGCCCTCGTCATTGCCGGGCTGCTCGCCGTCGGGGCGAGCCCCGAGGAGGCCGCGAGCGGACTGCTCGCGCTGTGCATCGGTCAGGCGCTGCTCGCCGCGCTGCTGTCGTGGCGGTTTCGCCTGCCGCTGAGCTTCGCATGGTCAACACCCGGCGCTGCGCTGCTCGTCGCGGCCGAGGGCACGACCGGTTCGTACAGTGCGGCCATCGGCGCCTTCATCGTGTGCGGGTTGCTCATTCTCGTGAGCGGGCTGTGGGCACCACTCGGCCGCGCGATGACGCGCATCCCGATGCCGCTCGCCGGGGCGATGCTCGCGGGTATCTTGTTCCCGATCTGCATCGCGCCCGTCACCGCAGTGCTGCAAGAGCCCCTGCTGGCGGCTCCGGTGATCATCGTGTGGCTGCTGCTCATCAGGTGGTTACCGCGCTGGGCGGTGCCGGCCGCCATGCTCGTGGCGATCATCGGCGTCGTCATCAGTGCCGGTAGCGAGTGGATGACCGGCGCTACCTTGGCACCGGGCTTCACCGTCACTCTGCCGACGTTCGACCCGCTCGTCATCGTGTCGCTCGGCGTGCCGCTCTACATCGTCACGATGGCCGGGCAGAACGTCCCAGGCTTCGCTGTGCTGACGACCCTGGGCTTCCGTGGTGTGCCGGCGCGCACCGTGCTCGCCGCGACCGGTGCCGCCACCGCGCTCACGGCGCCCTTCGGCGGCTATGCGCTCAACCTCGCGGCGCTCACGGCCGCGCTGATGGCCGGGCCCGACTCGCACCCCGACCCTGCGCGCCGCTGGATCGCCCCGATCGCGGGCGGCGTCACCTACGTGCTGCTCGGTCTGGGGGCGGGAGTCGCGACGGCCCTTGTCTCGGCGGCCCCGCCGATCCTCATCATCGCCGTCGCCGGGCTGGCGCTGCTCGGGGCCTTCACGACAGGTCTCGTCAGCGCGTTCGAGGTGCCCGAGACTCGGCTGACCGCGGCGGTGACCCTCATCGTCGTCGCGTCGGGTGTTGTCGTGCTCGGTATCGGCAGCGCGTTCTGGGGGCTACTCGTCGGCGCACTCGTCATGCTCGTCACCCGCCCGCGGCAGCCGAGGAGTATGGTCGAGGGCGCCCCAGCAAAGGAGCCGGAATGA
- the valS gene encoding valine--tRNA ligase encodes MSHASLPDKPALEGLEHKWGEVWESHGTYRFDRAAAVQAGPDSVYAIDTPPPTASGSLHIGHVFSYTHMDLAARFQRMRGKNLFYPMGWDDNGLPTERRVQNYYGVRCDPTLPYDPDFTPPFEGGDNASSKAADQVPVSRRTFIELCEKLTVEDEKQFEDLWRMLGLSVDWSQTYRTIGDDAQRAAQRAFLRNLARGEAYRADAPTLWDVTFRTAVAQAELEDKEMHGAFHRVSFHTPEGGTIDIETTRPELIPACVALVAHPDDPRYQALFGTTVRTPLFDVEVPVVAHHLAQQDKGSGIAMVCTFGDVTDVVWWRELDLGLRPILGKDGRILAEAPEGIEGAALDTYAELAGKTVFSAKARIVELLRESGDLIGDPRPITHPVKFFEKGDKPLEIVTTRQWYIANGARDEDLNARLLERGREIAFHPDFMRVRYENWVGGLSGDWLISRQRFFGVPIPVWYRLDEHGEQIGEPIVPSEDLLPVDPASMPAPGFDEAQRGQPNGFIGEVDIMDTWATSSLTPQIAGKWEDDPELFDLVFPYDLRSQGQDIIRTWLFSTVLRAELEHGTLPWKHAGISGFIVDPDRKKMSKSKGNVVTPAAMLDEHGSDAVRYWAASSRLGTDAAFDPQNPKQMKIGRRLAIKVLNAAKFVYSFEAPAGTATGPDAVTEPLDIDMLATLGEVVATATRAYEEYEHARALEAAEQFFWTFTDDYLELVKERAYGSQGEAGQASAVTALQLAIDVFVRLFAPVIPFATEEVWSWTHTDSVHRAPWPTVDELGVDAQHGGLLPLASQALIGIRRAKTDAKASQKTPVTSCVIAAPSLLELAAADLAAVGRIASLTITPADEVSVVEIELGELPQA; translated from the coding sequence ATGAGCCACGCCAGCCTGCCCGACAAGCCCGCCCTCGAAGGGCTCGAGCACAAGTGGGGCGAGGTGTGGGAGAGCCACGGCACCTACCGCTTCGACCGCGCGGCCGCGGTGCAAGCTGGCCCCGACTCGGTCTATGCCATCGACACTCCCCCGCCGACCGCCTCCGGCTCGCTGCACATCGGCCACGTCTTCAGCTACACACACATGGACCTCGCCGCCCGCTTTCAGCGCATGCGCGGCAAGAACCTCTTCTACCCGATGGGCTGGGACGACAACGGTCTGCCGACCGAGCGTCGCGTGCAGAACTACTACGGCGTGCGCTGCGACCCGACGCTGCCCTACGACCCCGACTTCACGCCGCCGTTCGAGGGCGGCGACAACGCGAGTTCGAAGGCCGCCGACCAGGTGCCCGTCTCGCGTCGCACCTTCATCGAGCTGTGCGAGAAGCTGACGGTCGAAGACGAGAAGCAGTTCGAAGATCTGTGGCGGATGCTCGGCCTCAGCGTCGACTGGAGCCAGACCTACCGCACCATCGGTGACGACGCGCAGCGCGCAGCGCAGCGCGCCTTCCTGCGCAACCTCGCCCGCGGTGAGGCCTACCGTGCTGACGCCCCGACGCTGTGGGATGTCACGTTCCGCACCGCGGTCGCGCAGGCCGAGCTCGAAGACAAAGAGATGCACGGGGCCTTCCATCGAGTGTCGTTCCACACGCCCGAGGGCGGCACGATCGACATCGAGACGACGCGCCCCGAGCTGATTCCCGCGTGCGTGGCCCTCGTCGCGCATCCTGATGACCCCCGCTATCAGGCGCTCTTCGGCACGACCGTGCGCACGCCGCTCTTTGACGTCGAGGTGCCGGTGGTCGCTCACCACTTGGCGCAGCAAGACAAGGGTTCGGGCATCGCCATGGTCTGCACCTTCGGCGACGTGACCGACGTGGTGTGGTGGCGCGAGCTCGACCTGGGCCTGCGCCCCATCCTGGGCAAAGACGGCCGCATTCTCGCCGAGGCCCCCGAGGGTATCGAGGGTGCTGCGCTCGACACCTACGCCGAGCTCGCCGGCAAGACGGTGTTCAGCGCGAAGGCGCGCATCGTCGAGCTTCTTCGCGAGTCGGGCGACCTCATCGGCGACCCGCGCCCCATCACGCACCCCGTGAAGTTCTTCGAGAAGGGCGACAAGCCGCTCGAGATCGTGACGACCCGACAGTGGTACATCGCCAACGGCGCGCGCGACGAAGACCTCAACGCGCGCCTGCTCGAGCGCGGCCGCGAGATCGCCTTCCACCCCGACTTCATGCGCGTGCGCTACGAAAACTGGGTCGGCGGCCTCTCGGGCGACTGGCTCATCTCGCGCCAGCGCTTCTTCGGCGTGCCGATTCCCGTCTGGTACCGCCTCGACGAGCACGGCGAGCAGATCGGTGAGCCGATCGTGCCGAGCGAAGACCTGCTGCCCGTCGACCCCGCCTCGATGCCCGCCCCCGGCTTCGACGAGGCCCAGCGCGGCCAGCCGAACGGCTTCATCGGCGAGGTCGACATCATGGACACCTGGGCGACCTCGTCGCTCACTCCGCAGATCGCCGGCAAGTGGGAAGACGACCCCGAGCTGTTCGATCTGGTCTTCCCCTACGACCTTCGCAGCCAGGGTCAAGACATCATTCGCACGTGGCTGTTCTCGACCGTGCTGCGCGCCGAGCTCGAGCACGGCACCCTGCCCTGGAAGCACGCCGGAATCTCGGGCTTCATCGTCGACCCCGACCGCAAGAAGATGTCGAAGTCGAAGGGCAACGTCGTGACTCCGGCCGCGATGCTCGACGAGCACGGCAGCGACGCGGTGCGCTACTGGGCCGCCTCGTCGCGCCTCGGCACCGATGCGGCGTTCGACCCGCAGAACCCGAAGCAGATGAAGATCGGCCGCCGCCTGGCGATCAAGGTGCTCAACGCCGCCAAGTTCGTCTACTCGTTCGAGGCGCCCGCGGGCACCGCGACGGGGCCGGATGCTGTCACCGAGCCCCTCGACATCGACATGCTCGCAACCCTGGGTGAGGTGGTCGCGACCGCGACCCGCGCCTACGAAGAGTATGAGCACGCGCGCGCCCTCGAAGCCGCCGAACAGTTCTTCTGGACCTTCACCGACGACTACCTCGAACTGGTGAAAGAGCGCGCCTACGGCTCGCAGGGCGAGGCCGGACAGGCCAGTGCCGTCACGGCGCTGCAACTCGCGATCGACGTGTTCGTGCGACTGTTCGCCCCGGTGATCCCCTTCGCCACCGAAGAGGTGTGGAGCTGGACGCACACTGACTCGGTGCATCGCGCCCCGTGGCCGACGGTCGACGAGTTGGGGGTGGACGCCCAACACGGCGGCCTGCTGCCCCTCGCGTCGCAGGCTCTCATCGGCATCCGCCGCGCGAAGACCGATGCAAAGGCCTCGCAGAAGACGCCCGTCACGAGTTGCGTGATCGCGGCGCCGAGCCTGCTCGAACTGGCGGCAGCCGATCTCGCCGCGGTCGGACGCATTGCGTCGCTCACGATTACCCCGGCCGACGAGGTCTCCGTGGTCGAGATCGAGCTCGGAGAGCTGCCGCAGGCCTGA
- a CDS encoding flavodoxin family protein produces MTTDAPAPPARYDDLRAVFINCTLKRSPEVSHTEGLMRRSVALMEAQGVDVDLVRLVDHDVAPGVYPDMREHGWDSDEWPALWPLVERADIVVVGTPIWLGEVSSQLRLLIERLYAHSGETNDRGQYVFYGKVGGALITGNEDGVKHSAMSTLYSLQHIGFTIPPAADAGWIGEVGPGPSYLDENSGGPENDFTNRNTTFMTWNLLHLARMLRDAGGVPAFGNVRSAWNDGERWGFDANPEYR; encoded by the coding sequence ATGACGACGGATGCTCCCGCTCCTCCTGCCCGATATGACGACCTTCGCGCGGTCTTCATCAACTGCACGCTCAAGCGCAGCCCTGAGGTGAGCCACACCGAGGGGCTCATGCGCCGCAGCGTGGCGCTCATGGAGGCGCAAGGCGTCGATGTCGATCTCGTTCGACTCGTCGACCACGACGTGGCGCCGGGCGTCTACCCCGACATGCGCGAGCACGGCTGGGATTCCGACGAGTGGCCAGCGCTGTGGCCGCTCGTCGAGCGTGCCGACATCGTCGTCGTCGGCACCCCCATCTGGCTCGGCGAGGTCTCGTCGCAGTTGCGCCTGCTCATCGAGCGCCTCTACGCCCACAGCGGCGAGACGAACGATCGCGGGCAGTACGTCTTCTACGGCAAGGTCGGCGGTGCCCTCATCACCGGCAACGAAGACGGGGTCAAGCACAGCGCCATGTCGACCCTGTACAGCCTGCAGCACATCGGTTTCACGATTCCGCCGGCCGCCGACGCGGGATGGATCGGCGAGGTCGGGCCGGGCCCGAGCTACCTCGACGAGAATTCGGGCGGGCCCGAGAACGACTTCACGAACCGCAACACGACGTTCATGACCTGGAACCTGCTGCACCTCGCGCGCATGCTGCGCGACGCCGGCGGGGTGCCGGCCTTCGGCAATGTGCGCAGCGCCTGGAACGACGGTGAGCGCTGGGGCTTCGACGCGAACCCCGAGTATCGCTAG